The following coding sequences lie in one uncultured Mailhella sp. genomic window:
- a CDS encoding DUF456 domain-containing protein, protein MSVFFTALFLLALGVCVLLNLVTLPGNWAMVALVTAWALLVPGNGLNVLFFVMFIGLAVAGEIVEFGAQIWGAKKYGSSKVSTWAGIIGAVLGAIFGAPFMFGVGAVFGALFGAWAGCFLAETLIRRQPAEVAFRAAQGAFVGRFLGMVVKFGLGMAMLVLTASHVWPDSL, encoded by the coding sequence ATGAGCGTTTTTTTCACTGCGCTTTTTCTGCTCGCTCTCGGCGTGTGCGTGCTGCTCAATCTGGTCACGCTGCCCGGCAACTGGGCCATGGTGGCCCTGGTGACGGCCTGGGCGCTGCTCGTACCGGGCAACGGACTCAACGTGCTTTTCTTCGTCATGTTCATAGGGCTCGCCGTGGCCGGCGAAATCGTGGAGTTCGGAGCCCAGATATGGGGCGCCAAAAAATACGGCTCGTCCAAAGTTTCCACCTGGGCGGGCATCATCGGCGCCGTTCTGGGCGCGATCTTCGGCGCGCCCTTCATGTTCGGCGTCGGCGCGGTGTTCGGCGCGCTGTTCGGAGCCTGGGCCGGATGCTTTCTCGCGGAAACTCTCATCCGCCGCCAGCCTGCGGAAGTGGCCTTCCGCGCCGCGCAGGGCGCATTCGTGGGCCGCTTTCTGGGCATGGTCGTCAAATTCGGTCTGGGCATGGCCATGCTGGTCCTCACGGCCTCTCACGTGTGGCCCGACTCTCTCTAA
- a CDS encoding efflux RND transporter periplasmic adaptor subunit: MSARIFLCFVCAALLIGCSGESEKTQPRAVRTALVTLVASGTRDVPYMLEAVGTVEPSASVNIVSRTSGELQQVLVNDGEMVKKGQLLFVIEKEPYQIALHQAQARLESDKAKLAKAQDDYSRALKMKKGGFSSAAETDAARVTMVSAQADVREDAAALEKAELDLSYCEIRAPMDGRASDVRVDRGNVVTAQTLLVVVDAFQPAEITFSVPEKHLPLIRRNVREKSGLQVSADSKEGKPLVGDVIFVGNVDADTGTVPLKARFLNEGTELWPGEFLRVKIQLDTRKNAVTVPSRAVMLGPDGPFVYVVGDDRIARVRLVSTDVENDGITVISKGLASGEQVVLEGHVRLKDGMPVRLQEDRKITAAGGAQQ, encoded by the coding sequence ATGTCCGCTCGAATTTTTCTGTGTTTTGTCTGCGCCGCGCTGCTGATCGGCTGCTCCGGCGAATCCGAAAAAACGCAGCCCCGCGCCGTCCGCACCGCGCTGGTCACGCTCGTCGCCTCCGGAACAAGAGACGTTCCCTACATGCTTGAGGCCGTCGGCACCGTGGAGCCTTCCGCATCGGTGAACATCGTTTCGCGCACCAGCGGAGAACTGCAGCAGGTTCTCGTGAACGACGGCGAAATGGTAAAGAAGGGACAGCTTCTTTTCGTCATTGAAAAGGAACCCTATCAGATAGCGCTGCATCAGGCGCAGGCCAGACTTGAAAGCGACAAGGCCAAGCTTGCCAAGGCTCAGGACGACTACTCCCGCGCTCTCAAAATGAAGAAGGGCGGCTTCTCCAGCGCTGCGGAAACAGATGCCGCGCGCGTGACCATGGTCAGCGCGCAGGCCGACGTGCGCGAAGATGCGGCCGCTCTGGAAAAGGCCGAGCTTGATCTCTCCTACTGCGAAATACGCGCGCCCATGGACGGCCGCGCAAGCGACGTGCGAGTGGACAGAGGCAACGTCGTCACGGCGCAGACGCTCCTTGTGGTTGTGGACGCCTTTCAGCCCGCGGAAATCACCTTCAGCGTGCCGGAAAAGCATCTTCCCCTCATACGCCGCAACGTCCGGGAGAAATCGGGCCTGCAGGTGTCGGCCGATTCCAAGGAAGGCAAGCCCCTTGTCGGCGACGTGATCTTCGTGGGCAACGTGGATGCCGACACCGGCACCGTGCCGCTGAAGGCGCGCTTTCTCAACGAAGGCACCGAACTGTGGCCCGGGGAATTTCTCCGCGTGAAGATACAGCTCGACACGAGAAAGAACGCCGTCACCGTGCCGAGCCGCGCCGTGATGCTCGGCCCGGACGGCCCCTTCGTCTATGTGGTGGGCGACGACCGCATCGCCCGCGTGCGCCTTGTGAGCACCGACGTGGAAAACGACGGCATCACCGTCATTTCCAAGGGACTCGCCAGCGGCGAGCAGGTCGTGCTTGAAGGCCACGTGCGCCTGAAGGACGGCATGCCCGTGCGCCTGCAGGAAGACAGAAAAATCACCGCCGCCGGGGGAGCGCAGCAATGA
- a CDS encoding DUF1786 family protein: MANNAAPQRPTLVLDNGSRFTAVMLALPGMESSRWPKAELPAERPVGQARDFLKKNDLPFPELTLLCGMNAAESESPAPKRRAGRIQRWKDALRRTEGRPDLLMKGDFSDWEVAPLLSDACRVFGTSVGVDSGLAALLAALSLESVRDRSFCEGVTILWAGHRHVQAFMVYQERLLGLYEQHSDISRDALMNDLKEMRLNWLPDEQVRASGGHGCICGDLPAEAEGFRPTYIMGPGRGELKGCGRLISPCGDDRFDRCFGLIFGLSLGETA; encoded by the coding sequence ATGGCGAACAACGCTGCGCCGCAGCGCCCCACCCTTGTTCTGGACAACGGCAGCCGCTTCACAGCGGTCATGCTGGCTCTGCCCGGCATGGAGTCTTCCCGCTGGCCGAAGGCCGAACTTCCGGCAGAACGCCCCGTGGGACAGGCGCGCGATTTTCTGAAAAAAAATGATCTGCCCTTCCCTGAGCTGACGCTGCTGTGCGGCATGAACGCCGCGGAGAGCGAATCGCCCGCGCCCAAGCGTCGCGCCGGGCGCATCCAGCGCTGGAAAGACGCGCTGCGCCGCACCGAAGGGCGGCCCGATCTTCTCATGAAGGGCGATTTTTCCGACTGGGAAGTCGCGCCGCTCCTCAGCGACGCCTGCCGCGTGTTCGGAACCTCCGTGGGCGTCGACAGCGGCCTTGCCGCCCTGCTGGCGGCGCTGAGTCTGGAATCCGTACGAGACCGCTCCTTCTGCGAAGGCGTCACCATTCTGTGGGCGGGGCATCGTCACGTGCAGGCCTTCATGGTCTATCAGGAACGTCTGCTGGGGCTTTATGAACAGCACAGCGACATTTCCCGCGACGCATTGATGAACGATCTCAAGGAAATGCGCCTGAACTGGCTGCCCGACGAGCAGGTGCGCGCCTCCGGCGGACACGGCTGCATCTGCGGAGATCTGCCCGCCGAGGCCGAGGGTTTCCGTCCCACCTACATCATGGGACCGGGCCGCGGCGAGCTCAAGGGCTGCGGACGACTGATCTCGCCCTGCGGCGACGACCGCTTCGACCGCTGTTTCGGTCTCATCTTCGGGCTCAGCCTCGGAGAGACGGCATGA
- a CDS encoding RNA methyltransferase: protein MKNASEIAAMMRHLRLVLVRTNFPENIGMAARASANFGHAPLYLAEPRRWIYEKALPTATSQGKPLLDSITVTNSVQEAVAPCTLVVGTTARTGGARQQLITPRQAAAEIAERLVLGEDVAIMFGPEDRGLSNEDLENCGRLVTIPTAPDASSLNLAQAVLLMIYECFLALPDAARIDAHPNLSRRVTSEERDFLFRTLKNALMDIGTIPRDNPEHFFLPLARFFDRADLRRHEMDIFMGICRQMEHLVSERSDDKS from the coding sequence ATGAAAAACGCTTCCGAAATCGCCGCTATGATGCGGCATCTGCGTCTGGTGCTGGTCCGCACCAACTTTCCCGAAAACATAGGCATGGCCGCGCGCGCCTCGGCCAACTTCGGCCACGCGCCCCTGTATCTCGCCGAACCCCGCCGCTGGATTTATGAAAAAGCTCTGCCTACGGCCACAAGTCAGGGCAAGCCGCTGCTCGACTCCATCACGGTTACGAATTCGGTACAGGAGGCCGTGGCTCCCTGCACGCTGGTTGTCGGCACCACCGCACGCACGGGCGGAGCCAGACAGCAGCTCATCACGCCCCGTCAGGCCGCGGCGGAAATTGCGGAACGTCTCGTCCTCGGCGAAGACGTCGCCATCATGTTCGGCCCGGAGGATCGCGGACTCAGCAACGAAGATCTGGAAAACTGCGGACGCCTGGTCACCATTCCCACCGCGCCGGACGCCTCCTCCCTGAACCTTGCGCAGGCCGTGCTGCTCATGATCTATGAATGCTTCCTCGCCCTGCCCGACGCCGCCAGAATCGACGCCCATCCGAATCTGTCCCGCCGCGTCACGTCCGAGGAACGGGATTTTCTCTTCCGCACGCTGAAGAACGCCCTCATGGACATCGGCACCATTCCGAGGGACAATCCCGAGCACTTTTTCCTGCCGCTTGCCCGCTTCTTCGACAGGGCCGATCTGCGTCGCCATGAAATGGACATCTTCATGGGCATCTGCCGCCAGATGGAGCATCTTGTCAGCGAACGCTCCGACGACAAATCCTGA